The proteins below are encoded in one region of Triticum aestivum cultivar Chinese Spring chromosome 1B, IWGSC CS RefSeq v2.1, whole genome shotgun sequence:
- the LOC123085661 gene encoding uncharacterized protein, translating to MELGCCNLFFGSGSLEPWDYFFHLQKLEIDRCDMLVHWPEKVFQSLVSLRRLVIKNCKNLTGYTQAPLEPSETERIQHLPGLESLLLEDCASLVEMFNVPASLKEMNIYLCRKLESLFGKQQGLSELVEGSSCSEAIVPTAISGLPSSPMNHFYPCLESLWILYCESLSAVLRLPPSLKTIYMAHSSILVLSCQLDGFQKQQEATSINVPESSSSSSSSSEHSLTPCLESLVILSCAGMLAGILRLPMSLKRLDIRRTNGLMSLESLHPASLEDLQLVSCSTLASLPNELQAYKFLQELAIKGCPAVKKLPRCLERQLGSIKRKRLDAHYEGIHVFLCLPHLTNKCSYPSHLMYHVNTVCTKFVLHHFNVIWN from the coding sequence ATGGAGTTAGGATGTTGCAACTTGTTCTTTGGATCAGGTTCACTAGAGCCATGGGACTATTTTTTCCACCTTCAAAAGTTGGAAATTGATAGATGCGATATGCTCGTCCACTGGCCAGAGAAAGTGTTCCAAAGCTTGGTATCCTTGAGAAGATTAGTGATTAAAAACTGCAAAAATTTGACTGGATACACACAAGCTCCTCTTGAGCCATCAGAAACCGAAAGGATTCAACACCTGCCAGGTCTGGAGTCTCTTCTGTTAGAAGATTGTGCAAGTTTGGTAGAGATGTTCAATGTCCCGGCATCTCTCAAGGAAATGAATATTTATTTGTGTCGTAAGCTTGAGTCCTTGTTCGGCAAGCAGCAGGGACTATCGGAGTTAGTTGAAGGGTCTTCTTGCAGTGAGGCAATTGTGCCCACAGCTATATCAGGGTTGCCATCCTCGCCAATGAATCACTTCTATCCATGCCTTGAATCTCTGTGGATACTTTATTGTGAAAGTTTATCAGCAGTTCTACGTCTTCCTCCATCCTTAAAAACCATATATATGGCTCACAGTAGTATTCTAGTCCTATCATGTCAGCTGGATGGGTTCCAGAAACAACAAGAAGCTACTTCGATAAATGTACcagagtcatcatcatcatcatcatcatcatcagagcATTCACTTACTCCTTGTCTCGAGTCTCTAGTAATATTGTCCTGTGCTGGCATGTTGGCGGGCATTCTCCGTCTACCCATGTCCCTCAAGAGACTGGACATTCGGAGGACCAATGGGTTGATGTCGCTGGAGTCTCTGCACCCCGCATCGCTGGAAGACCTTCAGCTTGTTAGCTGCAGTACCCTGGCATCCCTACCGAATGAACTACAAGCATACAAATTTCTCCAAGAGCTTGCAATTAAAGGCTGTCCTGCTGTAAAGAAGCTCCCCAGATGCCTTGAGCGGCAACTGGGCAGCATCAAACGCAAACGACTAGATGCCCATTATGAAGGTATACATGTCTTTCTTTGTTTGCCACATTTAACCAACAAATGCAGTTATCCATCCCATCTCATGTACCACGTCAACACTGTATGTACAAAGTTTGTTCTCCATCATTTTAATGTCATATGGAATTAA
- the LOC123085671 gene encoding putative disease resistance protein RGA3, whose amino-acid sequence MLRSRRRPTEKGRKPCYRSSRHSPMKANEVFDEFKYEALRCEAKKNGHYTKLGFDVIKLFPTHNCVVFHQRMGSGLCQPVQAIDVLIAEMRVFGFKYQPQPPVSKQWRQTDYVIMDPQEIASRSRDKDKKKIVDVLLGQATNADLAVVPIVGMGGLGKTTLAQLIYNEPRIQRHFELLVWVCVSDTFDVNSLAKSIVEASPNKNHDTDKPALDRLQRLVNGQRYLLVLDDIWNNKEFHRWEMLKVCLRHGGMGSAVLTTTRDKRVAEIMGATDYNLNVLEDCFIKKIIEARAFSSDKGKPAELVEMVDEIVKRCFGCPLAATALGSVLGTKTNVNEWRVVSTRSSICAEET is encoded by the coding sequence ATGCTGAGGAGCAGGCGACGGCCCACAGAGAAGGGGCGAAAGCCTTGCTACAGGAGCTCAAGACATTCGCCTATGAAGGCAAATGAAGTCTTCGATGAATTCAAGTACGAAGCACTTCGCTGTGAAGCCAAGAAGAATGGGCATTATACCAAGCTTGGCTTTGATGTAATCAAACTTTTCCCTACCCACAACTGTGTTGTGTTCCATCAAAGAATGGGTAGCGGGCTTTGCCAACCTGTGCAGGCCATTGATGTCCTCATTGCGGAGATGCGGGTCTTTGGGTTCAAGTACCAACCACAGCCACCAGTCTCCAAGCAGTGGAGGCAGACAGATTATGTTATCATGGACCCACAAGAAATTGCTAGCAGATCCAGAGACAAAGATAAGAAGAAGATTGTTGATGTATTACTTGGTCAAGCTACCAATGCAGATCTTGCAGTTGTTCCCATCGTTGGAATGGGGGGTCTTGGCAAGACCACATTGGCACAACTCATCTACAATGAACCTAGAATTCAGAGGCATTTCGAGTTGCTGGTCTGGGTCTGTGTATCTGATACCTTTGATGTGAACTCCCTAGCTAAGAGTATAGTTGAAGCATCTCCCAATAAGAATCATGATACAGATAAACCAGCACTAGATAGACTTCAACGGTTGGTCAACGGGCAGAGGTATCTGCTTGTATTGGATGATATCTGGAATAACaaagagtttcataggtgggaaatgCTGAAGGTCTGTCTTCGGCATGGTGGCATGGGTAGTGCAGTGTTGACAACAACTCGTGATAAACGAGTTGCTGAAATTATGGGTGCAACAGACTACAATCTCAATGTTTTGGAGGATTGCTTCATAAAGAAAATTATTGAAGCTAGAGCATTCAGTTCGGACAAAGGAAAGCCTGCTGAACTCGTCGAGATGGTTGATGAGATTGTGAAGAGATGTTTTGGCTGTCCATTAGCTGCAACAGCACTTGGCTCTGTACTTGGTACCAAGACCAACGTGAATGAATGGAGAGTTGTATCAACTAGAAGCAGCATTTGTGCCGAGGAAACATGA